From one Lotus japonicus ecotype B-129 chromosome 3, LjGifu_v1.2 genomic stretch:
- the LOC130743171 gene encoding FRIGIDA-like protein 3 produces the protein MEDKDSVATLMDSTTSKIQQLQKAFAELESYRAVTLNLKWKELEEHFHGLEKSLKRRFHELEDQEKEFESKTRKSRELLEKREAAVFSKEQVSLQRLQEKRDAAAFAIVNAREKHRKVSSKDLAFVSSGGQGRQGLEETPVDAGSLLAEGNLEDVKLSPENGSVELVSYPELVKLCKEMNAAGLHKFISDNRKNLAAVRDEIPHALRAAPNAARLVLDSLEGFYCMEVSSQDIKKDANLLGLRRTCIMLMECLSDFLNNSDCASNVISEDIKDRAKSVAEEWKPRLDALDMDASHGNSLEAHAFLQLLASFGIASGFDEQELSKLIPVVSRRRQTADLCRCLGLTEKMPGVIEVLVNSGRQLDAVNLAFSFDLTEQFCPVSLLKSYLKDARKASSPVKSVNSSPTAQIEVNERELIALKGVIKCIEEHKLEEQYPVDHLVKRVAQLEKAKAEKKRETEATKPQPKRPRANGIVGYAPRFSNIPSDNKSSYARVADRYPPQYVYDRPYMYPAPADNHCPPPLFGTATYNISPTHHGNYFGNGYQYQATYLH, from the exons ATGGAAGACAAAGATTCAGTTGCTACGCTGATGGACTCTACAACTTCTAAGATACAACAGCTGCAAAAGGCATTTGCTGAGCTTGAAAGCTATCGAGCTGTTACTCTTAACTTGAAATGGAAAGAACTAGAGGAACATTTTCATGGGCTTGAGAAATCCTTGAAGAGGCGCTTTCATGAATTGGAAGACCAAGAAAAAGAATTCGAAAGCAAAACAAGGAAATCTCGTGAACTGTTGGAGAAGCGGGAAGCAGCTGTGTTTTCTAAGGAGCAGGTCTCGTTGCAGAGGCTTCAAGAGAAAAGGGATGCTGCTGCATTTGCTATTGTAAATGCTCGAGAAAAGCACCGGAAGGTTTCATCAAAGGATTTGGCTTTTGTCTCCAGTGGTGGTCAAGGGAGACAGGGTTTAGAGGAGACACCAGTGGATGCTGGGTCCCTTTTGGCTGAAGGTAACTTGGAAGATGTGAAACTTTCTCCTGAAAATGGAAGTGTTGAGTTGGTGTCTTATCCAGAGTTGGTAAAACTATGTAAAGAAATGAATGCTGCTGGACTTCACAAATTCATATCTGATAACCGTAAGAACCTTGCTGCTGTAAGGGATGAAATTCCACATGCATTGCGAGCTGCTCCTAATGCTGCCCGTCTAGTTTTAGATTCATTGGAAGGATTTTACTGTATGGAAGTGTCAAGTCAGGATATTAAAAAGGATGCTAATTTATTGGGTCTTCGCCGAACCTGCATTATGCTGATGGAATGTCTAAGTGATTTCCTGAACAATTCAGACTGTGCTTCTAATGTAATTTCAGAAGATATCAAAGACAGGGCAAAGTCAGTTGCTGAAGAGTGGAAACCTAGATTGGATGCTCTTGACATGGATGCTAGCCATGGGAACTCATTGGaggctcatgcatttttgcaacTTCTGGCCAGTTTTGGTATTGCCTCTGGTTTTGATGAACAAGAGTTGTCCAAGCTGATTCCAGTGGTGTCTCGGCGTCGCCAAACTGCTGATTTATGCCGTTGCCTTGGTTTGACAGAGAAGATGCCTG GTGTAATAGAGGTTTTGGTAAACAGTGGGCGGCAACTTGATGCTGTTAACTTGGCCTTTTCATTTGATCTTACAGAACAGTTTTGTCCTGTTTCCTTACTGAAGTCTTATTTGAAGGACGCCAGAAAAGCTTCCTCTCCTGTCAAAAGTGTTAACTCATCCCCCACTGCACAG ATTGAGGTCAATGAACGAGAGCTGATTGCTCTGAAGGGTGTAATCAAGTGCATTGAAGAACATAAGCTTGAGGAGCAGTATCCTGTGGATCATCTCGTGAAGCGAGTGGCTCAACTAGAGAAGGCCAAAGCTGAAAAAAAGAGGGAAACTGAAGCAACAAAGCCTCAGCCCAAGAGACCCCGAGCTAATGGCATTGTGGGATATGCTCCTCGTTTCTCTAACATTCCTTCTGATAACAAAAGTTCATATGCTAGAGTTGCTGACAGGTACCCGCCACAATATGTGTATGACCGACCATACATGTACCCAGCACCCGCCGACAATCATTGCCCTCCTCCTCTCTTTGGCACGGCTACCTATAACATCTCTCCTACTCATCATGGAAACTACTTTGGAAATGGCTATCAGTACCAAGCTACATATCTTCACTAG